In Leptotrichia buccalis C-1013-b, the genomic window TTTGCTGAATCTGATGATGGAAGTTTCAGGCGAGCCTGCTGATGCGTATGTTGGAGCTTATGCGATGGTTTCAGGGCTTTCAGCAATATTAGCCGGATTATTTGGTGGAATACTGGGAAAATTTATAAATAACGGAGTAATTTATATTTTTGGGGAACAATTTTACACAATAAGATTTGCCTTTGTTATAGGATTTATTTTGAGATTATTTTCATTGCTGGAATTAACGAGAGTTTATTCATTTGAAAAACATTTGTGTATCCTGGCGGAAGCAGTAGAATAAAAAGCATGTTTTCCAAAATAATGTTTTCAGGCTCAAGATACGTTATTCATTCTAATAAAGGAAAAAATGAGGATTCTAATGAACAAAATGTAGATAAGGAAAAGAATGTTGATGATAAATTGGATGAAACTAAGGAATATAATTGATTTGTAGCCAGCTATAAGAGTAAAAAGTTGCAGAAATTGAGAAGGATAGCATGGAATTAGGATCTCTTTGTTAAAGAGTGTAGAAAAACAAGAAAATTAAATATTAAAAAATATTGTGTTTATCGGGATTTTCAGACTTTTACAACTGAGTAAAAGTTTTGTAGAATAGGAGAATTTTATGAAAAAGATTTTAGAGAAAATTGGGAAAGATGAGTTGTTGGAATATTCACGCTTAGGAGATAGATTTTCTGTTGGGAATTATATTGGAAACAGTAATAACTTTCATATTTTTACATCTATTAATCCGTATGGAAAGTATGAAGGCTACAAATTTTTAAAAGATGAAGAATTGAAGAAATTAGGAAGAAAAAAGTGGTATTTAGAATTAATGAAGGAAAATATAAAAGAGAGACTTTTCAAAGAGGGAAAAACTGTTATTTTAAGAAAAGATAATTTTTTTGAACATTTATTTGAATATTTTATAAAAAATAAAATAAGATTGCAAATTTCTTATGATAGAGATTGGAATAATAATGGCTATTTAATTAAAAATTCAGATGAGTTTTTTTGGTTTCATTTTTGTGATGAAGAAGATGAAAATGAAGAAGAAATTATAAGAAAATACGGAGTAAAAATTATAAGAGCAGGAAAAAATGTTATAAAAGATATTATTGTAGAAAATAGCGAAATTAAAAAAAATAAATTGATAAAAGTTTATGATTTAGATGATGTTTTAGGTGATATTATTTTTCAAGACGATAATCATATTTTGATTAACGAGAAGGATTTATTTTTTGGCGATTATAAATTTACGATATTAAAAATGTCTGATATTGAAGAAATTAACGATAGAATGAATTTAATAGAAACAAAAGATATAAATTTAGAAGAAATTTTTCCAAATATTGTAAAAATGAAAATAGAAGAAGTTTTGAAAAAATGCTTTGAGAATAAAATATTAGTACATTTTGAGCATGAGAAATCATATTCTGAAAAATTTGGAATAATTGAAAGATTTGATAACGAGAAAATAATTTTAAAAGAAATAGATAAAATGACGGGAATTTTTATTGCTAAATCTGAGATAATAATTGAGGATATTTCGTTCTTATTTGTGAGAAATTGCAAAGTTTTGGGAATCGAGAGGTAAAATTTATGAAAAAAGGCTCTGTTCTTGATTGAGTAGAAGCCTTTTTTATTTTTATAGTATTCAGTAGAATTTATTGTCTTATAGGCACTGCACAGATTTCTCCAACACCTGATACATATTCGCATGAGCCTCCACTATTTTTTATCGCTCTTCTCATATTTGCTCTTTGAATTACTCCACAGCTGCTTGCAAGCATTAAAATCATTGCTAAAAATATAAATTTTTTCATTTTATTTTCCTCAACTTTCTAAATATTTTTTTATTATTGAATTCTATAATTGTGAATATTATAACTTAATTTCTCGCAAAATTCAAGTTCTTATAATTTTTTATTATTTTACAAAATTTCACAAACGTTGTAAACAAATATCAAAAATGATATAATTTAAAAATAAATTTAAATAAAAATAATTTGATAAAAATGGGGAAAAGGAAAGGAAATTTAATGAGTTTAGTTCAGTTTAACAAGGTATATAAGCAATTTGCGGGGGAATATATTTTGAGAGATGTTAATTTTACGATTGAAGAAAAGGATAAGATTGGGCTTGTGGGCGTAAATGGGGCTGGGAAGTCTACGATTATCAGGATGCTTTTGGGGGAAGAGCGGATTGATGGGAATGAGAATAATCTTAATGAGTTTGGGGAAATTGTGAAAAGTGGGGCTACAAAAATTGGGTATTTGTCACAGAATACAGAGTTTTCAGATGAAAAAAATACGATTTACGAGGAAATGATGACTATTTTTGAGGAAGAGAGAAAAATTTGGGACGAGATTCAGAAGGTTAATATGCTTTTGGGAACAGCGAACGAAGATGAAATGGAAAAGTTGATTAACAAGTCTGCTGAACTTTCTTCTATTTACGAGGCAAAAAATGGTTATGAGATTGAATACAAAATTAAGCAGGTGCTTACAGGGCTTGAGCTTACTGGGGAATATGAGAATTTGTTATTGCAGGATTTGAGCGGTGGGGAAAGAACACGTGTTTCGCTTGCAAAACTGCTTTTGTCTGAACCTGATTTGCTGATTTTGGATGAGCCGACAAACCATTTGGACTTAATTTCGATTGAGTGGCTTGAGGATTATTTGAAAAAGTATAATAAGGCGTTTTTGCTTGTTTCTCACGATAGAATATTTTTGGATAATGTCTGTACAAAAATTTTTGAGTTGGAAAATAAAAAATTACACAAGTATGATGGTAACTTTTCATCGTTTATTCTTCAAAAGGAGATGATTTTGAAGGGGGAAATTAAGCGGTATGAGAAGGAGCAGGAAAAAATTAAGAAAATGGAGGAATATATTGACAGATTTCGAGCTGGAATAAAGGCAAGACAGGCGAAAGGACGACAAAAAATACTGGATAGAATCGAGAGAATGGAAGATCCTGTATTTAATCCGCAAAGAATGAGGCTAAAATTTGAACCAGCTAAAATGAGTGGGGAAAATGTGCTGAAAGTTAGAAACTTATCTAAAAGCTTTGACGGAAAAAAAGTTTTGAATAATATAAATTTTGAACTTTTCCGTGGAGAAAGAGTTGGGATTATTGGAAAAAATGGGATTGGGAAATCTACACTTCTAAAAATACTTTTGGATAAATTGCCAAAGGATACAGGGGAAATTGAGTTTGGAACAAGGCTAAAAATCGGATATTATGATCAGAATCATCAGGAATTTTCGCAAGAAAATACGATTTTACAGGAAATAAACAATTCACTTGACTTAACAGAAGAATACTTGCGAACACTCGCAGGTGGATTTTTGTTTTCAGGCGACGATGTACAGAAAAAAATTAGCATGTTAAGCGGTGGAGAAAGAGTTCGTGTGGCATTTCTAAAACTTTATATGGAAAAAGCCAATTTTTTGATTTTAGATGAGCCAACTAACCATCTGGATGTTTATTCCATCGAAGTGCTGGAGGACGCTCTGGAGGATTTTGACGGAACAATGTTAGTTGTTTCCCACAACAGACACTTTTTAGATACGGTCTGCAATACAATTTACTGCCTTGACGAAAACGGACTGACAAAATTCAAAGGAAATTACGAAGACTATAAAGAAAGCCTAAAAACAGCAAAATCAGCTTCTCAAGGAACAGACATCGAAATGAAGGAAGAGAAAAAACTTTCATATCAGGAACAGAAAGAACAGTCAAGAAAAATCGCAAAATTGAAACGTGATATTGAAAAACTGGAAAAGGAAATGGAAAAAATCACAGAAATGAGAGAAAACTTAAACGCTGAATACGAAAAAGCTGGAAAAGAAAATAATATGGAAAAACTGATGGAAGTGCAGGAAAAGCTGGATAGGCTGGAAGAAGAAGAGCTGGAGAAGATGGAAGAATGGGATGTGAAGAGTGGGGAGTTGGATAAAATGGAATTGTAAATAAAAAATATTTGTTATATTTTTATGAATTAATTTGAGTATGATTTTTGGAGGCTAGAAAAAATAGAGGCAGTTCTAGTCTTTTTTATTTTTAAAAAATTTCAAAAAAAGTAAATACAAATCGTTGACAAATCAAAAAAAAAGATTATACTAATATTATACTGATTGATTTATAAAAAGAGAGAAATTAATTAGTATAAAACTATATAAAGATAATATAAAAACTAGAGAAGTAATGTTGAGAGGAGGTGTTGAGAAATGGGAGCAGTTGTAGTTTGGCAATGTATGGCATGTGGTCGTGAAATTCGTTCATCTATCAGACCAAATGGTAAAGCAGGAGGAAAGTGTCCTGATACATCAACCGGAAATCATATATGGCAACAAGGATAATTTTTATAGGGAGAGTATAGAAATTTTGTTTTCTTACTCTCTTTATATTTATAAAGATATATTATTTTAGGGAGAATAGGATTGTATAAAGAATATAAAGAAAAAGGATATAAAGAACTAGAAAATTTGGTATTAAAAAATGATTACTATGCAATAAATGAACTTGGAGAAAGGAAATTTCAAGAAGGAAATTATAAAGAAGCATTAGAATATTTTGAAAAAGCATCTAAATTAGGAAGTGATATGGCTATAAATAATATCGGATTTTATTTTTTAGAAATTGAAAATAATTTTGAAGAAGCAGAAAAATATTTTAATAAAGCAATAGAAAAAGAGAACATAATTGCAATAAATAATCTTGGGGTACTTAATATTAATAAGAATAATTATGAAGAAGCAAAGAAATATTTTTTATTAGCAATAGATAAAAAATGTAGTTTTGCATATAATAATTTAGGTGGATTATATGAAAATGTTTATCAAAAATATGAAGAAGCAGAAAAATTATATCAAAGATGTTTTGAAGAAACAGAAGATACAGATTGTTTAATAAATTTAGCATATCTTTATCTAAATTATTATGAAAATAAAAATGGAGCAATAAAATATTTAAAATTAGCAATAAATAAAGGAAATAAAGGGGCAGAGCATATACTTTTTCATGTATTAAATGATGAGGTTTGCAGTTGTAATAATGACTAATAGAAAAGGCTAGAAAAAATATAAAAAATTCTAGTCTTTTTTAGTATCATAAATTTCATAATATATTGTGACAAATATTAAGATAAAAAATAAAGAAGGAGTAAAAAACGTAGTAATAAATATTTTGAGAATCATTCAGATTTTGACTGGGACTTTTTCGGAAAATATAAAAAATAGGTAGAAAAATTATAAAAAAAATTATATACTATTCTTGATAACTATATTTAGGAAAAAAGGGAAAAGTAAATGGCAAATAATAAATACAGCTGGGGAAACGAGAGTGATAAAATTTTAAAAAGGCTAGTTTCTCAAGACGAAGAAGAATTTTTGAGTAAAAAAAGGGTAAAAGAGTTATTTGAGGATGGAATATTAAAAAATATTCAAGTGGGAACCTTTGAAGGCTTGAAGGAAATACATAGATATTTGTTTCAGGAATGTTATGGAACTGCAGGAAAAATACGGAAACATGATATTCGGAAAGGCGATACTGTGTTTTGTCGTGCAATGTATCTTGAAGATAATTTAAAGACGGTTTCTAAAATGCCTGAAAATACTTTTGAGGAAATAATTGAAAAATATGTTGAAATGAATATAATGCATCCGTTTTATGAGGGAAATGGAAGAACGACTAGGATTTGGCTGGATCAGATGTTGATAAAAAGGCTCGGAATGTGTGTGAATTGGCAAAATATCAGTAGAAATGATTATTTGTCGGCGATGAAAAGAAGTATGGTTAATGATTTGGAACTAAAGATGCTTTTGAAGGAGAATTTGACGGAAGATGTGGAAAGTAGAGATATGTTTATGAATGGGATTAATCAGTCTTATGAATATGAAAATATGAGAAAATATGATGTGATAAATATATGAATAAATGTTTGAAATTATACTGATTTGTAAAAGGAGGTTTGAATGAAAAAGCGGTTATTGAAAATATTAATGCTATTATTTTTAATTGGGAATTTAACATTTTCAGAATATGTTGAGAAAGACGGGAAAGTTTTTTATAATGGGAAAGAAGTTTGGGTTGAGGATATGAAGAGTTTTAGGATTTTAAATGATAAAATTGCGGCAGATAGTCAAAATGTATATTTTAGAGGATATAGGACAATTTCGCCATATGGTAGAAATTCAAAAGATTTTATTGGTGTTTTTTCAAAAGAAAGAAAAGAAGAACAAAAAGAAATAAAATATGATGTTAAAAAGATTGAGTTAATTCCTAGCAGAGAAAAAGACAGATATTTTTATTTTTTTAAGTATAATAAAAAAATATATGCTGTGTATGGACTCGGTGGTGAATCTTTTTTTGGAATACAAGATGTAGATTATGAAACTTTTAAAGAAGTATCTGGAAGTTTTGTGAAAGATAAAAATAAAGTTTATTTTGTTAGACTATCTGGTGGATTTTGTAGTTATTCAGGTGATTATTGTCAATCATTTTTTCTTGGTATGCCAGAAATAAAAGGAATAGTTCCTAAAAATTTTAAAGTTATTATAGATAATTCAGATTATGATAAAATATTTGTCGAAAATGACGGGAAACTATATTTTATGAAATCTAATCCATATTCTGAAGAGGATTTTAAACTTGAAGAATTAAAGCAAGTAGATGTAAAAACTTTTAAGCCTTTGGAGTATAAACTTATAAAAGATAAAAATAATATATATTTCTTTAAAGATAATAAATTTATAAAATTTGAAAAGGCAGATGCAAATACATTTGAAGTTATTGGGAACGGCTATGCAAGGGATAAAAGCAATATTTATTTTTTGTATCCAAATTTGGAATATATGATGCCAATAAAAATGGAGGCAGATAGAAAGTCATTTAATTTGATTAAAGTTGGAGAAGACTATACATCTTATGCAAAGGACAGAAAGAATATTTATTGTGAGGGTAGAATATTAGAAGGTGCGGATTATAAAACATTCAGAATTTTTAAAGAAAAAGATGAAAATAGAGAAGAAATTGTGAAAATAAAAGATAAAAATCATGAATATGATGAGAATTGTCAGATAAAAGATAAAAATAAGTTTTAGAAAAATATAAATAAAAATATCTTATGATTAATAAAAGTCATAATTTTTGAGAATAGGATTTGTATATATATTTAATAATTATTATTTAGGAAAGCATAGTAGATAAAAAGGAGATTAAAATGGAAAAATTAGTAAGAAGAGGTGGCGGTGGACATTCTCACGGTGGAGGACATAGCCATTCTCATGGAAGTGGCGGAAGCCATCATTATAGTGGAGGACATTACGGTGGAGAACATAGTAGCAGAGAGCATTCGAGCGGTCATTCGGATGGAGAAGGAACTGGGAAATCTAAAAAATCAAGTGATGATGAACAAGAAAACTCAACATCTTTCTGGGGAAGTCACGGATCTCATTCAAGAAGTTCAAGACGGAGAAATTGTGAAAGTATTGTTGACACTAAGGAAAGGCAGGCTTGTATTGATAGCAATAATAATGCTAATAATCTTGAGGTATTTTTTATTTTTTGTGCTGTCATAGTTTTTATTTTTTTGAAAATAAAAGATTTTGGAAGAAAATAATAAAAAATAATGAACATTATATTGGACATATTTATATTGAATGATAAAAATAGATTTTGACTTGATAGCGTTTAAGATAATGGATAAAAATCGTAAATATAACAGCGAGTGCAAAAAAAGAGAAATAATAAGTTGAGAATGGCAGGAGCAGAAGCTAAAATATGGAAATAGTAATATCAATAATAATCGGAATAACTATAGTTTTTATAATGATAAATTTTATAAATCGTAAAAAAATGGATGAATTTGATGATTTTTCCGGAAAAAAAGAAAATAAGGAAAATAAAGAGGAAACGGATAATGTAGATAGATTTGGACATAAAATCACTTCGATAGATGATATTGTTGAAGTTGATTATTCACAGAATTATGAGGGGAATGATAAAGAAAGGGATAGGAAGTATCGGCATATCATTTTTTTTGCATATGAAAATATAATTTCTGGAAATTATAGAATGGCAAGAGAAGAATTGGAAATGGCGGCAGGATTGAAGGCTAGAGGGAATTATGAGCTGGGGAAATTTTATTATTACTGCAAAAGTGATAATCAGAATGCGGTAAATATGTTTAGATTTGCGTATAATGATGGAATAAATGAGGCGGTTTATTATCTTGGAAAAATTGAGGAAGAATCGGGAAATATTGAACTTGCGATAGACTGGTACAATGAAGGAGCTAAAAAAGGTGACATTAATTCGATAACTAGGCTTGGGAAAATTGCTGAAGAAAAAAATGATTATAAAAAAGCAGAAGAGTTTTACTTAAAAGCGGCTGATACGAAAGATGCTGGGGGAATATATAATCTTGTTAATTTGTACTTTAAGCAGAATATGAGAGAAAAAGTTATTGAATGGCATAAAAAATTGATGAATGAAAAACAAATTACAGGATTAACTTTTGAAATAATTAAAAATATTGAATTTATGCTTGGAAGTGAAAAGGACAAAAAATATGTGGAACTGATTAATCAGGGAAACGAATTTTTGGAAAAAAGAGATTATGAAAATGCTCGAAAATTGTTTACTGAAGCGATAAATTACAATGAAAGAGGTTATTTGGAACTTGCGAAATCGTATTATGCTGAAGGAAAAGGAGAAAAAACTAAGGAAGTGTTTGAAAGGGCTTATGAAATGGGAGTGAAAGAGGCGGCTTATAAATTAGGGCAATATATGGATGTGGTAGAAGGAAATGAAAAAGAATCTGAAAAATGGTATAAAATTGGAAAGGAAATGGGAGATGCCAGAGCGATTTACCAGCTTGCGATGCTTTATGAAACTAGCAGAGAATTTGGGAAAAGTGAGGAAGAAGCATATGGAATATTTGAAATTTCAGCCAATATGAAATATGCTCCTGCAATAATGGATATGGCATTTTACAGCGATAGGGCGGAAAATAAAAATAAAGTTAAGGAATGGACATCTAAATTATTAAATGAAACAGGATTAATTGAACTTGGAAAAAATATGATAGGAGATGCACAGAATCTTTTGGAAGAAATGGGAGAAAAGATTGAAGATAAAATTTCAGAAAAAGATTATGAAATCGAATATGATGAAGATTTAATATATTTCATAAAAAAATTTAAAAGCTGGAATTAAGAAAAAATAGATAAAAAGGGGAAATGATTGGAATTGCAGTTATAAAATACTTGGATTATCAATTATGAAAATACATAAAAAAGCCAGAAAATTCTGACTTTTTACTCAGTTATTTTTTCTATTTAGAATTTTCTCTCCCCAAAATCCTGAAAACAGCCCAATTAAAAGCCCAGCCAAAACATCAGTTGGAAAATGCACAGTCAAGTATAGCCTTGAAAAAGCAATAATAATGCTTGTTATCAGTACGACTGGAAAATATTTTTTTAAATGTTTGTAAAAAACATATACCATTGTAAAAGATGCCGAAGTATGCCCTGAAGGAAATGAAAAATCCTTTGGAGCCTTTATCAAAAGTATAATATCAGATATTTCCTCAAAGGGTCTTGCTCTATGCGTAAAATTTTTCAAAATTACATTTACAATAATTGCATTTATAATCAATGAAATCGCGGCTAAATATCCGATTTTTCGATATTTTTTGATAGAAAGCAGGAATAATGTCACTGCAATCCAGATTAATCCGTGATTTCCTAAGTTGGTAAAAAATATCATTATGCTGTTCAGTAGCTTCGAATTTAAGCTGTGCTGGAAATTGTAAAATAGTTTAATAATAAAAATATCAATATTTTGTATAAAGTTTAGCATTTTTTCTCCTAAATAATGTATTTTTAGAGATATTATATATGAAAAAGCTCAAAAAATAAAGTGAAAATTTTAGAATTTGAACGGAACACTAAAAAATGTTATATTATTGAAAAGTTGAGATTTTTTGTCATAAATAGGAGATAACAACTTTCATTAATATAAAAATAATTAGAAACACAAAAAAAATAAGATATTTTATGATATAATTATATGAAAATTGAAGTTTAAAAAGGAGAAAAGAAAATGAAAAATTTAAAAATATCTGTAAGTATATTTATGATTGCCACCTCTATTGTTGGAATGGCTGCAGCAAAAAAATCAGTAAGAAAAGATACTGCAAAAAAAGGAACTACTAAATCTCCAGTTGTTGGAATGGCGAATCCAGCTTCAACATATTGTGTTCAAAAAGGTGGAGAATCAATAATCGTAAAAGGTAAGGATGGAGAATATGGAGTTTGTAAATTAAAAGATGGAACAGCAGTAGAAGAATGGGAATACTACAGACAAAATAACCCTGATTCTACTTCAAAAAATGAGCCTGTGATTGGAATGCCAAATCCAGCTTCAGTTTTTTGTGAAAAACACGGTGGAAAATCTATTAATGTAAAAGATAAAGATGGGAATGAAGTAGGAAAATGTCAATTTAAAGATGGAACAAAAGTGGATGAATG contains:
- a CDS encoding ABC-F family ATP-binding cassette domain-containing protein, whose amino-acid sequence is MSLVQFNKVYKQFAGEYILRDVNFTIEEKDKIGLVGVNGAGKSTIIRMLLGEERIDGNENNLNEFGEIVKSGATKIGYLSQNTEFSDEKNTIYEEMMTIFEEERKIWDEIQKVNMLLGTANEDEMEKLINKSAELSSIYEAKNGYEIEYKIKQVLTGLELTGEYENLLLQDLSGGERTRVSLAKLLLSEPDLLILDEPTNHLDLISIEWLEDYLKKYNKAFLLVSHDRIFLDNVCTKIFELENKKLHKYDGNFSSFILQKEMILKGEIKRYEKEQEKIKKMEEYIDRFRAGIKARQAKGRQKILDRIERMEDPVFNPQRMRLKFEPAKMSGENVLKVRNLSKSFDGKKVLNNINFELFRGERVGIIGKNGIGKSTLLKILLDKLPKDTGEIEFGTRLKIGYYDQNHQEFSQENTILQEINNSLDLTEEYLRTLAGGFLFSGDDVQKKISMLSGGERVRVAFLKLYMEKANFLILDEPTNHLDVYSIEVLEDALEDFDGTMLVVSHNRHFLDTVCNTIYCLDENGLTKFKGNYEDYKESLKTAKSASQGTDIEMKEEKKLSYQEQKEQSRKIAKLKRDIEKLEKEMEKITEMRENLNAEYEKAGKENNMEKLMEVQEKLDRLEEEELEKMEEWDVKSGELDKMEL
- a CDS encoding tetratricopeptide repeat protein, yielding MYKEYKEKGYKELENLVLKNDYYAINELGERKFQEGNYKEALEYFEKASKLGSDMAINNIGFYFLEIENNFEEAEKYFNKAIEKENIIAINNLGVLNINKNNYEEAKKYFLLAIDKKCSFAYNNLGGLYENVYQKYEEAEKLYQRCFEETEDTDCLINLAYLYLNYYENKNGAIKYLKLAINKGNKGAEHILFHVLNDEVCSCNND
- the fic gene encoding protein adenylyltransferase Fic, whose amino-acid sequence is MANNKYSWGNESDKILKRLVSQDEEEFLSKKRVKELFEDGILKNIQVGTFEGLKEIHRYLFQECYGTAGKIRKHDIRKGDTVFCRAMYLEDNLKTVSKMPENTFEEIIEKYVEMNIMHPFYEGNGRTTRIWLDQMLIKRLGMCVNWQNISRNDYLSAMKRSMVNDLELKMLLKENLTEDVESRDMFMNGINQSYEYENMRKYDVINI
- a CDS encoding DKNYY domain-containing protein, which codes for MKKRLLKILMLLFLIGNLTFSEYVEKDGKVFYNGKEVWVEDMKSFRILNDKIAADSQNVYFRGYRTISPYGRNSKDFIGVFSKERKEEQKEIKYDVKKIELIPSREKDRYFYFFKYNKKIYAVYGLGGESFFGIQDVDYETFKEVSGSFVKDKNKVYFVRLSGGFCSYSGDYCQSFFLGMPEIKGIVPKNFKVIIDNSDYDKIFVENDGKLYFMKSNPYSEEDFKLEELKQVDVKTFKPLEYKLIKDKNNIYFFKDNKFIKFEKADANTFEVIGNGYARDKSNIYFLYPNLEYMMPIKMEADRKSFNLIKVGEDYTSYAKDRKNIYCEGRILEGADYKTFRIFKEKDENREEIVKIKDKNHEYDENCQIKDKNKF
- a CDS encoding SEL1-like repeat protein, whose translation is MEIVISIIIGITIVFIMINFINRKKMDEFDDFSGKKENKENKEETDNVDRFGHKITSIDDIVEVDYSQNYEGNDKERDRKYRHIIFFAYENIISGNYRMAREELEMAAGLKARGNYELGKFYYYCKSDNQNAVNMFRFAYNDGINEAVYYLGKIEEESGNIELAIDWYNEGAKKGDINSITRLGKIAEEKNDYKKAEEFYLKAADTKDAGGIYNLVNLYFKQNMREKVIEWHKKLMNEKQITGLTFEIIKNIEFMLGSEKDKKYVELINQGNEFLEKRDYENARKLFTEAINYNERGYLELAKSYYAEGKGEKTKEVFERAYEMGVKEAAYKLGQYMDVVEGNEKESEKWYKIGKEMGDARAIYQLAMLYETSREFGKSEEEAYGIFEISANMKYAPAIMDMAFYSDRAENKNKVKEWTSKLLNETGLIELGKNMIGDAQNLLEEMGEKIEDKISEKDYEIEYDEDLIYFIKKFKSWN
- a CDS encoding phosphatase PAP2 family protein, which translates into the protein MLNFIQNIDIFIIKLFYNFQHSLNSKLLNSIMIFFTNLGNHGLIWIAVTLFLLSIKKYRKIGYLAAISLIINAIIVNVILKNFTHRARPFEEISDIILLIKAPKDFSFPSGHTSASFTMVYVFYKHLKKYFPVVLITSIIIAFSRLYLTVHFPTDVLAGLLIGLFSGFWGEKILNRKNN
- a CDS encoding DUF333 domain-containing protein, with protein sequence MKNLKISVSIFMIATSIVGMAAAKKSVRKDTAKKGTTKSPVVGMANPASTYCVQKGGESIIVKGKDGEYGVCKLKDGTAVEEWEYYRQNNPDSTSKNEPVIGMPNPASVFCEKHGGKSINVKDKDGNEVGKCQFKDGTKVDEWHYYRENN